A window of the Gemmatimonadota bacterium genome harbors these coding sequences:
- a CDS encoding diacylglycerol kinase family lipid kinase: MPRHFVIFNPASGRGRGKRRIEVYRQLLAEQLDDVTFAESAEPGGELALAEEAAADGYDVVVAVGGDGTWSNVADRILASGRDDLTLGILPNGTGNDFGRSLGMDPSDAAEAVKVLAAANTKLVDVGRVETDSASEHAPEQWGRRYFLNLIGFGFDIAVIDAAAGARFLKGELLYKITALQQLFRFPGLDLRLKSEGGEERDGRYLMLTVSNGPFFGGGFPIAPEATVQDGKLHACQILDAPPLARLRLFNLAERGRHVTSDRVEVLADSGFRMEFPTPPRFEVDGDVRRSAGHTVEARILPAALKVIAPKST, from the coding sequence GTCATCTTCAATCCGGCCTCGGGCCGAGGGCGCGGCAAGCGGCGCATCGAAGTCTACCGGCAGTTGCTCGCCGAACAACTCGACGACGTCACCTTCGCCGAGTCCGCAGAGCCGGGTGGAGAGCTCGCGCTCGCCGAAGAGGCCGCAGCGGACGGATACGATGTCGTCGTGGCGGTTGGTGGCGACGGCACGTGGAGCAATGTGGCGGACCGGATCCTCGCGAGCGGACGCGACGATCTCACGCTCGGGATCTTGCCGAACGGTACGGGGAACGACTTCGGCCGGAGTCTCGGCATGGACCCGTCCGACGCGGCGGAGGCGGTCAAAGTCCTCGCAGCCGCGAACACCAAGCTCGTCGACGTCGGGCGCGTCGAGACCGACAGCGCCTCGGAACACGCGCCCGAACAGTGGGGGAGGCGCTACTTCCTGAACCTGATCGGATTCGGCTTCGACATCGCGGTGATCGACGCGGCCGCCGGCGCTCGTTTTCTCAAGGGTGAGCTGCTCTACAAGATCACCGCGCTGCAGCAACTCTTTCGCTTCCCGGGCCTCGATCTGCGGCTGAAGAGCGAGGGCGGTGAAGAGCGCGACGGGCGGTACCTCATGCTCACCGTATCGAACGGACCGTTCTTCGGAGGCGGCTTCCCCATCGCACCGGAGGCGACCGTGCAAGACGGAAAGCTGCATGCGTGTCAGATCCTCGACGCACCTCCGCTTGCGCGCCTCAGGCTCTTCAACCTGGCCGAGCGCGGTCGACATGTGACCTCGGATCGTGTAGAGGTGCTCGCCGACAGCGGTTTCCGCATGGAGTTCCCCACCCCGCCGCGCTTCGAGGTAGACGGCGACGTGCGCCGATCCGCCGGGCACACGGTTGAGGCGCGCATCCTGCCTGCTGCTCTGAAGGTGATCGCGCCGAAGTCGACGTGA